From one Neofelis nebulosa isolate mNeoNeb1 chromosome 4, mNeoNeb1.pri, whole genome shotgun sequence genomic stretch:
- the LOC131510701 gene encoding CD209 antigen-like protein E codes for MAEMCDPKEPDDPEVEVFGNQRLAKKYTGLLRSSRSLPGCLTQAHLPLLLLLVSLGFFMLLVTTLVQVSRIHQSLQRDTGDHRERNHQESPGLGDVSQAQKPSSLEEILQQLTWMNATLAGLCRHCPWKWELFQGSCYFFSLTQNTWKESIAACQNMRAQLVVINSTEEQKFLKSWNTKNSQRTWIGLSDHHNEGSWRWVDDTPLQLSFWKEGEPNNHGDEDCVELYSDGWNDNRCSTENFWICKKPSSPCPGL; via the exons atggCGGAGATGTGTGACCCCAAGGAGCCGGATGACCCGG AGGTGGAGGTGTTTGGGAACCAGAGACTGGCTAAGAAATATACCGGCCTGCTCAGGAGCTCACGGAGCCTGCCAG GGTGTCTGACCCAGGCCCACCtgcctctgctgctgcttctcgTCTCTCTGGGCTTCTTCATGCTCCTGGTGACCACTCTGGTTCAAG TCTCCAGGATCCACCAATCCCTGCAGAGAGACACAGGGGACCATCGGGAGAGGAACCATCAGGAGAGCCCCGGCCTCG GGGATGTTTCTCAGGCCCAGAAACCATCATCCCTGGAGGAGATACTCCAGCAGCTGACCTGGATGAATGCCACCCTGG ctGGCCTGTGCCGCCACTGCCCCTGGAAATGGGAACTTTTCCAGGGAAGCTGCTACTTCTTCTCCCTGACCCAGAACACCTGGAAAGAGTCCATTGCCGCGTGTCAGAACATGAGGGCCCAGCTGGTGGTCATCAACAGCACTGAGGAGCAG aaATTTCTGAAGTCTTGGAATACGAAAAATAGCCAGCGCACATGGATCGGCCTCAGTGACCACCACAATGAGGGTTCTTGGAGATGGGTGGACGACACTCCCCTCCAACTCAG CTTCTGGAAAGAAGGGGAACCCAACAACCACGGGGATGAGGACTGTGTGGAATTGTACAGTGACGGCTGGAATGACAACAGATGTAGTACAGAAAACTTCTGGATCTGTAAGAAGCCCTCGTCCCCCTGCCCGGGCCTCTGA